In a genomic window of Jaculus jaculus isolate mJacJac1 chromosome 8, mJacJac1.mat.Y.cur, whole genome shotgun sequence:
- the Bdnf gene encoding brain-derived neurotrophic factor isoform X1 codes for MFHQVRRVMTILFLTMVISYFGCMKAAPMKEANVRGQGSLAYPGVRTHGTLESLNGPKAGSRDLAALADTFEHVIEELWDEDPKVRPHEENNKDADMYTSRVMLSSQVPLEPPLLFLLEEYKNYLDAANMSMRVRRHSDPARRGELSVCDSISEWVTAADKKTAVDMSGGTVTVLEKVPVSKGQLKQYFYETKCNPMGYTKEGCRGIDKKHWNSQCRTTQSYVRALTMDSKKRIGWRFIRIDTSCVCTLTIKRGR; via the coding sequence TTCCACCAGGTGAGAAGAGTGATGACCATCCTTTTCCTTACTATGGTTATTTCATACTTCGGTTGCATGAAGGCTGCGCCCATGAAAGAAGCAAATGTCCGAGGACAAGGTAGCTTGGCTTACCCAGGTGTGCGGACCCATGGGACTCTGGAGAGCCTGAATGGGCCCAAGGCAGGTTCGCGGGATCTGGCGGCATTGGCTGACACTTTTGAACACGTGATCGAAGAGCTCTGGGATGAGGACCCGAAAGTTCGACCGCATGAAGAAAACAATAAGGACGCGGACATGTACACATCCAGGGTGATGCTCAGCAGCCAAGTGCCTTTGGAGCCCCCTCTGCTCTTCCTGCTCGAGGAATACAAAAATTACCTGGACGCTGCAAACATGTCCATGAGGGTCCGGCGCCACTCGGACCCGGCCCGCCGCGGGGAGCTGAGCGTGTGTGACAGCATCAGCGAGTGGGTCACAGCGGCGGATAAAAAGACTGCAGTGGACATGTCCGGAGGGACAGTCACGGTCCTGGAAAAGGTCCCTGTATCCAAAGGCCAACTGAAGCAATATTTCTACGAGACCAAGTGTAATCCCATGGGTTACACCAAAGAAGGCTGCAGAGGCATAGACAAAAAACACTGGAACTCGCAGTGCCGAACTACCCAGTCGTACGTACGGGCCCTCACTATGGATAGCAAAAAGAGGATTGGCTGGCGGTTCATAAGGATAGACACTTCCTGTGTATGTACATTGACCATTAAGAGGGGAAGATAG
- the Bdnf gene encoding brain-derived neurotrophic factor isoform X2: MTILFLTMVISYFGCMKAAPMKEANVRGQGSLAYPGVRTHGTLESLNGPKAGSRDLAALADTFEHVIEELWDEDPKVRPHEENNKDADMYTSRVMLSSQVPLEPPLLFLLEEYKNYLDAANMSMRVRRHSDPARRGELSVCDSISEWVTAADKKTAVDMSGGTVTVLEKVPVSKGQLKQYFYETKCNPMGYTKEGCRGIDKKHWNSQCRTTQSYVRALTMDSKKRIGWRFIRIDTSCVCTLTIKRGR; encoded by the coding sequence ATGACCATCCTTTTCCTTACTATGGTTATTTCATACTTCGGTTGCATGAAGGCTGCGCCCATGAAAGAAGCAAATGTCCGAGGACAAGGTAGCTTGGCTTACCCAGGTGTGCGGACCCATGGGACTCTGGAGAGCCTGAATGGGCCCAAGGCAGGTTCGCGGGATCTGGCGGCATTGGCTGACACTTTTGAACACGTGATCGAAGAGCTCTGGGATGAGGACCCGAAAGTTCGACCGCATGAAGAAAACAATAAGGACGCGGACATGTACACATCCAGGGTGATGCTCAGCAGCCAAGTGCCTTTGGAGCCCCCTCTGCTCTTCCTGCTCGAGGAATACAAAAATTACCTGGACGCTGCAAACATGTCCATGAGGGTCCGGCGCCACTCGGACCCGGCCCGCCGCGGGGAGCTGAGCGTGTGTGACAGCATCAGCGAGTGGGTCACAGCGGCGGATAAAAAGACTGCAGTGGACATGTCCGGAGGGACAGTCACGGTCCTGGAAAAGGTCCCTGTATCCAAAGGCCAACTGAAGCAATATTTCTACGAGACCAAGTGTAATCCCATGGGTTACACCAAAGAAGGCTGCAGAGGCATAGACAAAAAACACTGGAACTCGCAGTGCCGAACTACCCAGTCGTACGTACGGGCCCTCACTATGGATAGCAAAAAGAGGATTGGCTGGCGGTTCATAAGGATAGACACTTCCTGTGTATGTACATTGACCATTAAGAGGGGAAGATAG